A single region of the Neomonachus schauinslandi chromosome 3, ASM220157v2, whole genome shotgun sequence genome encodes:
- the ADPRHL1 gene encoding protein ADP-ribosylarginine hydrolase-like protein 1, whose translation MEKFKAAMLLGAVGDALGHRNAHKDSSALGRKVQEGPQTSGGLDHLLLSPETWPVSDNTIMHLTTAGALTTDYWCLDDLYREMVRRYVEVLEKLPEHWADPATLEGCSQLKPDNYLLAWHTPFNEKGSGFGAATKAMCIGMRYWKPERLETLVEVSVECGRMTHNHPTGFLGSLCTALFASYAAQGKPLEQWGRDMMRTIPLAEEYCKKTIRHLAEYQEHWFYFEAKWQFYLEERKISDDTGSKAVFPDCYDSEARDKAYRKWSSEGRGGRRGHDAPMIAYDALLGADDSWAELCHRAMCHGGESAATGTIAGCLFGLLHGLDAVPMGLYQDLEHKEELARLGEALYHLSTEEK comes from the exons ATGGAGAAGTTCAAGGCTGCCATGCTGCTGGGGGCCGTGGGGGACGCGCTCGGGCACAGAAACGCCCACAAGGACAGCAGTGCCTTGGGCAGGAAGGTCCAGGAGGGGCCGCAGACAAGCGGGGGCCTGGAccacctgctcctctccccagagACGTGGCCCGTGAGCGACAACACCATCATGCACCTGACGACGGCCGGGGCCCTGACCACAG aCTACTGGTGCCTGGACGACCTGTACCGGGAGATGGTGAGACGCTACGTGGAAGTCCTTGAGAAGCTTCCGGAACATTGGGCAGATCCAGCTACCCTGGAAGGCTGCTCGCAGCTGAAGCCGGATAACTACCTCCTCGCCTGGCACACACCTTTCAACGAGAAGG GCTCGGGGTTTGGAGCCGCCACCAAAGCCATGTGCATCGGCATGCGGTACTGGAAGCCCGAGCGCCTGGAGACACTCGTGGAAGTGAGCGTCGAGTGTGGCAGGATGACCCACAACCACCCCACAG GCTTCCTCGGGTCCCTGTGCACAGCCCTGTTTGCATCATACGCTGCACAAGGGAAGCCTCTGGAGCAGTGGGGCAGGGACATGATGCGGACGATCCCGCTGGCTGAGGAATACTGTAAGAAGACCATCCGGCACCTGGCAG AATACCAGGAGCACTGGTTTTACTTTGAAGCCAAATGGCAGTTTTACTTGGAGGAGAGAAAGATCAGCGACGACACGGGAAGCAAAGCTGTCTTCCCCGACTGCTACGACTCCGAGGCGAGGGACAAG GCTTACCGAAAATGGAGCTCGGAAGGCCGAGGGGGCCGGCGGGGCCACGATGCCCCCATGATCGCCTACGACGCTCTCCTAGGAGCAGACGACAGCTGGGCGGAGCTCTGCCACCGGGCCATGTGTCACGGAG GTGAGAGCGCGGCCACGGGGACCATCGCGGGCTGCCTGTTCGGGCTGCTGCACGGCCTGGACGCGGTTCCCATGGGCCTGTACCAGGACCTGGAGCACAAGGAGGAGCTGGCGCGCCTGGGCGAGGCTCTGTACCACCTGTCCACAGAGGAGAAGTAA